In Methylotenera sp. L2L1, the following proteins share a genomic window:
- a CDS encoding DUF6513 domain-containing protein — protein sequence MTKNLLFLTGKLAEKSLNKVLSEVQSNPKTPPFKYRVEQIGVSVAALMTPDLIARRVKETGDADKVIVPGLCQGDLTMLEAKYGVPVERGPADLKDLPQYFGHQGVVPDLSQYQVKIFAEIVDAPYLSVEGVLQKALQYQAQGANVIDLGCLPTVPFPHLAETIKALKQQGLDVSVDSLNTDDLLTAGHAGADYLLSLTEKTLWIAQEVASTPILIPAKPHSLPSLYRAIEGCLKLGKPFIADAILDPIHFGLTDSIVRYHQLRKKYPDIEIMMGIGNLTELTDADTTGINALLFGMISELNVGAVLATSVSPHAVNAIAEADIARRTMHAAKRDERLPRGYSNALLGLHDRRPFTYSADEIKEIASQIKDPSFRIQVSEQGLHVYNRDGIYDALDPFILYPHLKVDNDASHAFYLGVELARAQIAWQLGKRYVQDQELDWGINAKRTDIEGKTAHREASIKEKRAKKDV from the coding sequence ATGACGAAGAATCTACTTTTTTTAACGGGTAAGCTTGCCGAAAAAAGTCTGAACAAAGTATTAAGTGAAGTGCAAAGTAATCCTAAAACACCGCCTTTTAAGTACCGTGTGGAACAAATAGGTGTTTCTGTCGCTGCGTTAATGACGCCAGATTTAATTGCGCGTAGAGTGAAAGAAACCGGTGATGCCGACAAGGTGATTGTACCCGGCTTGTGTCAAGGTGACTTAACGATGCTTGAGGCTAAATATGGAGTGCCTGTTGAGCGCGGTCCAGCAGATCTAAAGGACCTACCTCAATACTTTGGACATCAGGGCGTTGTGCCTGATCTAAGCCAGTATCAAGTAAAAATATTTGCTGAGATTGTAGATGCACCATATTTAAGTGTGGAAGGCGTGCTGCAGAAGGCGTTGCAATATCAGGCGCAGGGTGCCAATGTAATCGACCTTGGTTGCTTGCCGACTGTGCCTTTCCCTCATCTTGCAGAAACCATTAAAGCGCTTAAGCAGCAAGGGTTAGATGTCAGTGTCGATTCTCTCAATACAGATGATTTGCTGACAGCAGGGCATGCTGGTGCTGATTATCTGTTAAGCCTTACTGAAAAAACACTTTGGATTGCACAAGAAGTCGCTTCTACGCCAATCTTGATTCCAGCAAAACCGCATAGCTTGCCTTCGTTGTATCGTGCGATTGAGGGATGTCTTAAGTTAGGTAAGCCTTTTATTGCTGATGCAATTTTGGACCCGATACATTTTGGATTGACTGATTCGATAGTCCGCTACCATCAGTTACGTAAAAAATACCCTGATATTGAGATTATGATGGGGATTGGTAACTTAACTGAGCTGACTGATGCAGATACAACAGGAATCAATGCATTGCTGTTCGGGATGATTAGTGAGCTTAATGTAGGTGCTGTACTGGCAACCTCAGTAAGCCCTCACGCAGTTAATGCAATTGCAGAGGCTGATATTGCTAGGCGTACCATGCATGCTGCAAAACGAGATGAGCGGCTACCTAGGGGTTATAGCAATGCTTTACTTGGGCTACATGATAGACGGCCATTTACCTATAGCGCAGACGAGATTAAAGAAATTGCATCGCAAATCAAAGATCCAAGCTTCCGCATTCAGGTGAGTGAGCAAGGGCTGCATGTTTATAACCGAGATGGTATTTATGATGCGCTTGATCCATTTATCTTATACCCACATTTAAAAGTGGATAACGATGCCTCACATGCATTTTACTTGGGCGTTGAGTTGGCTCGCGCGCAAATCGCATGGCAATTGGGTAAGCGTTACGTGCAAGATCAGGAATTAGACTGGGGTATCAATGCAAAGCGCACTGATATCGAAGGAAAAACCGCACATCGTGAAGCTTCTATTAAAGAAAAGCGTGCTAAGAAAGATGTTTAG